DNA sequence from the Candidatus Hydrogenedentota bacterium genome:
GGTGCAAATCGAGTGTGCGATTACGAGCACGAGTCGTCATGACCAGCGTTCTCCCGGAGATTATGAAAACTTGAGCAGTGCGCTTTCAGCGCGCGGTGATAGGGGCGTAGACATTCTCCAGGGGCGATGCCCCTGGCTAGGGTTGCGTTGCGCCTTCGGCGCGCGGGACGAATTGTGCGTTGCCGCAACAGTCGTCATGGCCTTATCGGGGCACCCGGAAACCATGAAAATGCGATTTCAGATTTGAAATCTCATATTTCAAAGCAACACGAGCGTGATGCCTTACAGGTCTGCTTTCGGAACAGTCGTCATGCACTTTCGGGCACCCGGAAACGATGAAAATGCAATTTCAGATTTGAAATCTCAGAGTTCAAAGCAATACGAGCAGGATGCTTTACAGGTCTGCTCTCGGAACAGTCGTCATGCCCCCTTCGGGGCACCCAGGAACCATGAAAATGCAATTTCAGATTTGAAATCTCATATTTCAAAGCAACACGAGCGTGATGCCTTACAGGTCTGCTTTCGGAACAGTCGTCATGCCCCTTTCGGGCACCCGGAAACCATGAAAATGCAATTTCAGATTTGAAATCTCATATTCCAAAGCAACACGAGCGGGATGCCTTACAGGTCTGCTTTCGGAACAGTCGTCATGCGCTTTCGGGCACCCGTAAACGATGAAAATGCAATTTCAGATTTGAAGTGTCATGTTTCAAAGCAACACGAGCGGGATGTCTTAAAGGTCTATTCTCGGAGCAGCACGAGCACGAGGCACGAAAATGCGGCTGGGTAATATCTTAAACCGCTCTTGCGCGTGTTGCGCGCGCCGGTGTACGGAATCGTTATCGAGGGGTTATTGTAATTCCTGCCCGATTGTGCGAGTGTAAAGGGATCCCGAAGTTCGCAAGGCATCCGAATTCCACCTGAGGGTTGCACCATGCGGCTGTCGAGTCTTTGCCCTGCAGTTGCAGTATTGGTCCTCGCCGGCGCGTCAGTCTCGTCCTTCGCGCAAAGCGTCGTACTGAATGGCGTAGACATCAAGTCCAACGCCAACAGGCAATCGGCGGGTCCCATGAACAAGAACGCAGACGCCGATTCGTCGCAGTTGGTCGTCGTTCAATTCAAAGGGCCAACGCTCCCGGATTGGCTGCGACGGCTCGAATCCACGGGCGCGACCGTGCACCACTACATCGCGGACTACGCGTATTTCGTGACGATGAACGTCAACGCGCCGGACGCCGCGAAGCGAGCACCGGAGGTGGCGTGGATAGGAGCGATTCCCGCCTCCGCAAAAATCAATGGCGCACTTGCCGCAAAGATTTCCGCTGGTGCGGCCAAACAAGCATCCGGGTCGAATGTGGAAGTGATCGTTTTGAGCTACGGAGACGCGGCGGCAAGAGCACTCGAGGCGTCCGGCATTCCAATCGAGTCGTTTCGCGAAACTCCGATGGGCTGGCACGAGACTCGCGTCACCGTGCCACTGTCGAAGACCCTTGATATCGCACAGATAGAAAGCGTCTTCACGATAGAAGAAGTTTCGGCGGAAATACGCGGCGGCGAACGCGCCGCGCAGGCGGCAGCGGGACAATATGAAGAGGGAGCAACCGCGCCGTTCGGGCCGGGGTACACGGCGTGGCTTGGCGCTGAAGGATTGAGCGGCGGCGACAACATCATCGTGCACGTGGCGGATGGCGGTCTCGATCAAGGTATTGCTACGAACCTCCCGGGCACCGCCCACGCCGATATCCTTGGACGAATCGCCGGCATCTACAATGCAACCGCCGATCCCGATGGCGCGAGCAGAGAAGGCCACGGACAATTGGCTGCATCGGTCATTATGGGGAACGCCACCGTTGGCACGGTCGACAAGGGCGGGTTTTTGCTGGGGCAGGGCCTGGCGCCGTTCGCGTCGGTATACGCCACGAAGATATTTCGTGACGAGGGTGAAACCATCGAGATTGGGTCGCACACACACACCGACTTGGCGCAATTGGCCCAAGACGCCGGCGCGCTCTTCACAAATAATTCATGGGGCGCCGCGATTAATGGCGGGTACAATGCAGGCGCCGCCGAATTCGACGCCCTGGCTCGGGATTCCGATCCCGATGAGTCGGGCAATCAGCAGATGGTGTATTTCTTCTGCGCGGGTAACAACGGCCCCGATGCCGGCACGACGTGGTCGCCCGCCAACGCGAAGAATGTCATCTCTGTTGGCGCTCACGAAAACAGCGACGCCGACGGGGTGGACGGCAGCGGGTTTCTTGCGACACACGCGGACAACATTCGAGATCTGTCGCCGGGTACAAGTCGCGGCCCTACAGCGGACGGACGTCTCGGCGTAACTGTCGTTGCAACCGGAACGCATGTGCAGGGCGCGGCCTCGACAGCCGATGGATACACCGGCGCGCATGTCTCCGACAAGTTCTGGCCGACGAATCAAACGGACTATTGCCGATCTTCGGGCACGAGCTTCTCCTGTCCGACGGCGTGCGGCGCGGGCATCGTCGTGTACGAGATGTTTCGCGATCAGTTGGATGCATTCGGGCATACGGATTCGCCCAGCCCCGCACTGATACGCGCCGTCCTCACCAACACCGCGACCGATCTCGCCGGTGGCAGCGATGGGAATGGAGGCGTGCTCGCAAACATTCCCAATGTGCATCAAGGGTGGGGCGCGGTGAATCTGGAAACACTCGCGAGCATGAAGACGTCGCTTTACTCACTCGATCAGACCGAAGTGTTCACCGCGTCCGGCCAGGATTTCGAGGTGACGCTGTCGCCCATGATCGCGGGCTACCCATTGAAAGTTACGTTGGCGTGGACGGACGTCCCCGGCGTTCCCGGAGCGGCCACGGAACTGGTAAACGATCTCGATCTGCGCGTCATTCAGGACGGACAAACTTTCAAGGGAAACGTGTTCAGCGGCGGTTTCTCCGTTACCGGAGGGAACGTGGACCGGAAAAACACGCTCGAAGCGGTCTTCATCGAAAACCCGACGGGCGGTCCAGTGACCGTGCGCGTGACCGGATTCAACATTGCGGGAGACGGCGTGCCGAACTCGGGAGGCGCGCTCGATCAGGATTTTGCCTTGTTCGCGTGGAACGCGGGCATGCCCGATTCGACCGGTGACATTCGAATCTTTCCCCCGGACATCAATTGCGACACGACGGTTACGTTCAATCTCCGCGATCAGGACTTGGCCGGCGACGGGACTGCGACAATATCGGTATCGAGTTCGACCGGCGACACGGAATCCGTAACGCTCGATGAGACCAACGCGTCCACCGGATTGTTCACGGGATCGATTATGACGGCCTCCGGCGCGATCGCGGCCGATGGTGTGCTTCAAGTCGTTCACGATGGGTCGATCACGG
Encoded proteins:
- a CDS encoding S8 family serine peptidase, which codes for MNKNADADSSQLVVVQFKGPTLPDWLRRLESTGATVHHYIADYAYFVTMNVNAPDAAKRAPEVAWIGAIPASAKINGALAAKISAGAAKQASGSNVEVIVLSYGDAAARALEASGIPIESFRETPMGWHETRVTVPLSKTLDIAQIESVFTIEEVSAEIRGGERAAQAAAGQYEEGATAPFGPGYTAWLGAEGLSGGDNIIVHVADGGLDQGIATNLPGTAHADILGRIAGIYNATADPDGASREGHGQLAASVIMGNATVGTVDKGGFLLGQGLAPFASVYATKIFRDEGETIEIGSHTHTDLAQLAQDAGALFTNNSWGAAINGGYNAGAAEFDALARDSDPDESGNQQMVYFFCAGNNGPDAGTTWSPANAKNVISVGAHENSDADGVDGSGFLATHADNIRDLSPGTSRGPTADGRLGVTVVATGTHVQGAASTADGYTGAHVSDKFWPTNQTDYCRSSGTSFSCPTACGAGIVVYEMFRDQLDAFGHTDSPSPALIRAVLTNTATDLAGGSDGNGGVLANIPNVHQGWGAVNLETLASMKTSLYSLDQTEVFTASGQDFEVTLSPMIAGYPLKVTLAWTDVPGVPGAATELVNDLDLRVIQDGQTFKGNVFSGGFSVTGGNVDRKNTLEAVFIENPTGGPVTVRVTGFNIAGDGVPNSGGALDQDFALFAWNAGMPDSTGDIRIFPPDINCDTTVTFNLRDQDLAGDGTATISVSSSTGDTESVTLDETNASTGLFTGSIMTASGAIAADGVLQVVHDGSITATYNDASNANSQPAVDEDTALVDCDPPIVSNVQVSNITSTSALISYSTNGPCDSKVRFGMTCGALTQFRGGGLHSVEHKAHLTGLTATTTYRFKIEATDSAGNTTTADDAGSCFTFMTTAIPDYFSELYFPGLNDNDLSNQTLLFTPNGSLSYYEACRTTTTTYPTDPVKHTNLSSTVGLKGDSSYEVSLTDGKEFSFFGMSYAAFFINANGNITFGVSDDSAIETLQQHQAIPRVSGLFDDLAPTNQKPIRYMQLDDRAVVTWDGVPESGIGGSNSFQIELFFDGRVQLTHLNIDAEDGVAGLSRGLGVQTDFARSNMNAYASCGEQTGSVRVKIKPKGARQDGARWRLDGGAWNKHNKVVTGVAVGNHTVEFKSIDGWQEPGDKQANVTAGNETLLNGKYTSAR